From a single Vampirovibrio chlorellavorus genomic region:
- a CDS encoding alpha-amylase/4-alpha-glucanotransferase domain-containing protein, with protein MGNSINLILGVHNHQPVDNWDHVVEEAFRKCYQPFLDVLEAYPNVGMSIHYTGYLLDWLFDRHPGLIDQLRCLIQRGQVEMIGGAYYEPVLAIIPDRDKQGQIEKLTDRVEALTGQRPDGLWLAERVWEPHLVQPIAQAGIRYLFLDDSHFKAAGLEEQALYGRYTSEEQGKTVDIFPVDKTLRYQIPYASPQAIIDYLGSVASADGQKAAIYFDDGEKFGVWPGSHRLVFKEKWLDRFFKALSANQDWIKPITPSQYVAQTPPLGRVYLPTASYSEMMEWALPAKQWNAYQQALKSAPPEQQRFFQAGFWRNFLVKYPEANNIHKKMLYVSEKIHRLAQEKGIHHQEALDELWKGQSNDIFWHGVFGGLYLTNLRTANYQHLIKAENIVDTAQHGPRFTHIETRDLNCDGQPEILIESTAQNLYLHPHEGGSLFELDYRLKNFNLLDTLARRYEPYHDQLKENASGSGSRLEQHLHYDWHRRVSLLDHFWGEGTTLDSVAQSTYPEQGDFVTGRYQSHIDGHTVTLSREGTVWIHDQPTAIRVEKQLIVSDPTQAQTVIRYTLTNQSPQQAALWFAVEFNVNLLAGDAPDRYYYLPQSSPKPAQGITQASKVAVLETVDHKTKLRSKKLIAKEALKEVYGIGLRDEWLDVDYHLIWNRLGSVWRFPIETVSQSETGFEKVYQSSAIFPNWKFSLQPGENWQIEITQGITSHH; from the coding sequence ATGGGCAATTCAATCAACCTGATTTTAGGCGTTCATAACCACCAACCAGTGGACAACTGGGATCATGTGGTGGAAGAAGCCTTTCGCAAATGCTATCAACCTTTTCTGGACGTGTTGGAGGCTTATCCCAATGTGGGCATGAGCATTCACTACACCGGGTACTTGCTGGACTGGCTGTTTGATCGGCACCCCGGCCTCATCGATCAACTGCGATGCCTGATCCAGCGGGGACAGGTGGAAATGATCGGCGGAGCCTATTACGAACCGGTGCTGGCCATCATTCCAGACCGGGACAAACAGGGCCAAATCGAGAAACTGACCGACCGGGTCGAGGCCCTGACCGGGCAACGGCCTGACGGACTCTGGCTGGCAGAGCGAGTATGGGAACCGCACCTGGTTCAGCCCATTGCCCAAGCCGGTATTCGCTACCTGTTTCTGGATGATAGCCACTTCAAGGCGGCAGGGCTGGAAGAACAGGCCCTTTACGGGCGTTACACCAGCGAAGAGCAGGGCAAGACCGTGGATATTTTCCCGGTGGACAAAACCCTGCGCTACCAGATTCCTTACGCCTCCCCCCAAGCCATCATTGATTATCTGGGCAGCGTGGCCAGTGCAGATGGGCAAAAGGCGGCCATTTACTTTGATGACGGCGAAAAATTCGGGGTCTGGCCCGGCTCTCATCGGCTGGTTTTTAAGGAAAAATGGCTGGATCGATTTTTTAAGGCGCTCAGCGCCAATCAGGACTGGATCAAACCCATTACCCCTTCGCAGTATGTAGCCCAAACCCCACCCTTGGGGCGCGTTTACCTGCCTACGGCCAGCTACAGTGAAATGATGGAGTGGGCCTTGCCCGCCAAACAGTGGAACGCTTACCAGCAGGCATTGAAGTCCGCTCCTCCGGAGCAACAGCGCTTTTTTCAGGCCGGATTCTGGCGGAATTTTCTGGTGAAATACCCGGAGGCCAATAATATCCACAAAAAAATGCTATATGTCAGCGAAAAAATCCATCGTCTAGCGCAGGAAAAGGGCATTCACCATCAGGAAGCGCTGGATGAGCTTTGGAAAGGGCAATCCAACGATATTTTCTGGCACGGGGTTTTTGGGGGCCTGTACCTCACCAACCTGCGCACGGCCAACTATCAGCATTTAATCAAGGCGGAAAACATTGTAGACACCGCTCAACACGGCCCCCGCTTTACCCACATCGAAACACGAGACCTGAATTGCGACGGCCAACCGGAAATTTTGATAGAAAGCACCGCCCAAAATCTGTATTTACACCCGCACGAAGGGGGCAGCCTGTTTGAACTGGACTATCGGCTCAAGAACTTTAACCTGTTGGACACCTTGGCCAGGCGCTATGAACCCTACCACGACCAACTGAAGGAGAACGCCAGCGGCTCCGGGAGCCGGTTGGAGCAACATCTCCATTACGATTGGCACCGTCGGGTCAGCTTGCTGGATCACTTCTGGGGGGAAGGCACGACCCTGGATTCGGTGGCGCAATCCACTTACCCGGAGCAGGGGGATTTTGTCACGGGCCGCTACCAAAGCCATATTGACGGACACACCGTCACCCTCAGCCGGGAAGGTACGGTCTGGATTCACGATCAACCCACCGCCATCCGGGTGGAGAAACAATTGATCGTATCGGACCCCACTCAGGCCCAGACGGTCATTCGCTACACCCTGACCAATCAATCGCCACAGCAGGCAGCCCTGTGGTTTGCCGTGGAGTTTAACGTGAACCTGCTGGCTGGCGATGCCCCCGATCGCTACTACTACCTGCCGCAATCCTCTCCCAAGCCCGCTCAAGGCATCACCCAGGCCAGCAAAGTAGCCGTTCTGGAAACGGTTGACCACAAAACAAAACTGCGCAGCAAGAAACTGATTGCCAAGGAAGCCCTCAAGGAAGTGTACGGCATCGGCCTGCGGGATGAATGGCTGGATGTCGATTACCATTTAATCTGGAACCGGCTGGGTAGCGTGTGGCGCTTCCCCATCGAAACCGTGTCCCAGTCGGAAACGGGTTTTGAAAAGGTCTATCAGTCCAGCGCCATTTTCCCCAACTGGAAATTCAGCCTGCAGCCCGGCGAAAACTGGCAAATAGAAATCACCCAAGGCATTACCAGTCATCATTAG
- the recA gene encoding recombinase RecA, protein MAVKDKESAKTSANLEDASLEERRKVLSYTLDKIEKDFGKGAIMKLGDRQVVGLDAIPTGALALDLNLGVGGLPRGRVVEIYGPESSGKTTLTLSVIAEAQRNGGIAAFVDAEHALDPEYAAKIGVKIDELLVSQPDTGEQALEITEQLVRSGAVDIVVIDSVAALVPKAEIEGEMGDSHVGLQARLMSQALRKLTAIVGKTRTTVVFINQLRQKIGVMYGNPETTTGGNALKFYASVRLDIRRVETLKKDGEEYGNRVKVRVVKNKVAPPFRVCEFDILFGQGISSEGCVLDVATDMDIVKKAGTWYSYNDEKIGQGREKARDFLKDNPEVMKKIDGEVRAKIAALRTAALANQAGGVATAASVDAGDN, encoded by the coding sequence ATGGCCGTTAAAGACAAAGAATCCGCCAAAACCAGCGCCAATCTGGAAGATGCTTCCCTTGAGGAACGCCGGAAGGTCCTGAGCTACACCCTGGACAAGATCGAGAAAGATTTTGGCAAAGGGGCCATCATGAAACTGGGTGACCGTCAGGTGGTGGGGCTCGATGCCATTCCCACCGGAGCCTTGGCGTTAGACTTGAACCTGGGCGTTGGCGGATTACCCCGGGGCCGTGTGGTAGAGATTTACGGCCCGGAATCCAGTGGGAAAACCACCTTGACCTTGAGCGTCATTGCCGAAGCACAGAGAAACGGGGGTATTGCCGCTTTCGTGGATGCCGAGCATGCCCTGGATCCCGAATACGCCGCTAAAATCGGGGTAAAAATCGATGAACTGCTGGTGAGCCAACCCGACACCGGGGAACAGGCCCTTGAAATCACCGAACAACTGGTGCGCTCCGGCGCGGTGGACATTGTAGTCATTGACTCCGTGGCCGCTCTGGTACCCAAGGCGGAAATCGAAGGCGAAATGGGCGATTCCCACGTGGGTTTGCAGGCCCGTTTAATGTCTCAAGCCCTGCGGAAACTGACTGCCATCGTGGGAAAAACCCGCACCACGGTGGTCTTTATTAACCAGTTGCGCCAAAAAATCGGGGTTATGTACGGCAACCCGGAAACCACCACCGGGGGGAACGCCCTCAAATTCTACGCCAGTGTGCGTTTAGACATTCGCCGGGTAGAAACCCTGAAAAAAGACGGGGAAGAATACGGCAACCGGGTCAAGGTTCGGGTGGTCAAAAACAAAGTGGCTCCGCCGTTCCGGGTGTGCGAATTTGACATTCTGTTCGGCCAGGGCATTTCCTCGGAAGGCTGCGTGCTGGATGTGGCCACCGATATGGACATCGTCAAAAAGGCCGGTACCTGGTACAGCTACAACGATGAAAAAATCGGGCAAGGCCGTGAAAAGGCCCGTGACTTCCTGAAAGACAACCCGGAAGTGATGAAAAAAATTGACGGGGAAGTGCGGGCTAAAATCGCCGCACTGCGCACGGCCGCACTGGCCAATCAAGCTGGCGGCGTCGCCACAGCTGCCAGTGTGGACGCCGGAGACAACTAA
- a CDS encoding TIGR00266 family protein, with protein MQHQIIGDDIQAVALSLAPGETVRAEAGAMLYMSDSIEMNTQVGTNKEGGMVGALMSGLKRAVSGDSFFITTFTAQGQAGQVAFAAPYPGKIMPIHLAETGTLLCQRDSYLCSDTEVDVSIAFTRKLGAGFFGGEGFILQKLSGRGQAYIHSGGGIIPFELAAGQSLRVDTGCLVAMTENVSYDIQLAKGVKNMLFGGEGLFFAHLKGPGKVWLQVLPFSRLANRILSAAVTGNSEQSKGLGGLGGNLLGGLISGE; from the coding sequence ATGCAACATCAAATCATCGGAGACGACATTCAGGCAGTGGCCCTCTCACTGGCCCCGGGCGAAACAGTACGGGCCGAAGCGGGCGCCATGCTGTACATGAGCGACAGCATTGAGATGAACACCCAAGTTGGCACCAACAAGGAGGGCGGCATGGTGGGCGCCCTGATGTCGGGCCTGAAACGGGCGGTTTCCGGGGACAGTTTTTTCATCACCACCTTCACCGCACAGGGACAGGCCGGGCAAGTGGCCTTTGCCGCGCCTTATCCAGGTAAAATCATGCCAATCCATTTGGCGGAAACTGGCACCCTGCTCTGCCAGCGGGATTCCTACCTTTGCTCGGACACGGAAGTGGATGTGAGCATTGCCTTTACCCGCAAGCTGGGCGCTGGCTTTTTTGGGGGCGAAGGCTTTATTTTGCAGAAGCTAAGCGGACGAGGGCAGGCCTATATTCACTCGGGGGGCGGAATCATTCCGTTTGAGCTAGCCGCCGGGCAAAGCCTGCGGGTGGATACCGGGTGTCTGGTGGCCATGACCGAGAATGTTTCCTATGACATTCAACTAGCCAAAGGCGTGAAAAATATGCTGTTTGGGGGTGAAGGGCTGTTTTTTGCCCATCTAAAAGGCCCGGGCAAGGTGTGGTTGCAAGTTCTGCCCTTCAGCCGACTGGCCAACCGCATCTTATCAGCTGCTGTGACGGGTAACAGCGAGCAAAGCAAAGGCCTGGGCGGTCTGGGAGGCAATCTCCTGGGTGGGCTCATCAGCGGCGAGTAA
- a CDS encoding glycoside hydrolase family 57 protein, whose amino-acid sequence MIMKHYGSFVLMLHSHLPFYRKAGMWPFGEENLYDCMLETYIPLLNALNELREEGIKAGITVGLTPILTEQLADEHLQEGFIKFVKGRIAVIDEDVERYPDPKVPHSEHLSFLAGYYQQYYSKILEDFTVKYQKNLVNAFKELQDADCIEITTSGATHGFLPLLGTDESIQAQIKVGVESYKRHFGRAPKGIWLPECAYRPAQEHVDPETGKPTLRPAIEAFLFEHGIKHFFTEYHAIEGSVSSEIRRDFGVYRDIQYIPLPNRGQTGLTTHEAYWLKDYPVAVIGRNNRASFQVWSAAHGYPGDGLYREFHRKDANSGMKYWRLTSKDAELGDKMLYDPVLAQNQTKMHADHFVSLVYDILKEQYHKTGEPKLVMVSFDTELYGHWWFEGVTWLKHVIKMLHACEGVDVETSSQYLEHYPPQQAIELPESTWGQGGHYWVWNNQHTAWMWPTIHQCEVRLRKLVQKHANETDALKIEVLNQALRELLLLESSDWPFLVTTFQAKDYAVERFEKHVAFFNQLCEMIEKDQINEEQLAASKEVDNPFPDLDFRWFETTNLPAPTSYPAELQTV is encoded by the coding sequence ATGATTATGAAACATTACGGTTCTTTCGTTCTAATGCTACACAGCCACCTGCCGTTTTATCGGAAAGCCGGGATGTGGCCTTTTGGGGAAGAAAACCTTTATGACTGCATGTTGGAAACTTATATTCCCCTGCTCAACGCGCTGAACGAACTACGGGAAGAGGGCATTAAAGCCGGAATTACCGTGGGCTTAACCCCCATTCTCACCGAACAGTTGGCCGACGAGCATCTGCAAGAAGGCTTCATCAAGTTTGTCAAAGGCCGCATTGCGGTGATTGATGAAGATGTGGAGCGCTATCCCGATCCCAAGGTGCCCCATTCCGAGCATCTCAGCTTTTTGGCAGGCTACTACCAACAGTATTATTCCAAAATTCTGGAAGACTTTACCGTCAAGTACCAGAAAAATCTGGTCAACGCGTTTAAAGAACTGCAAGACGCGGACTGCATTGAAATCACCACCTCCGGGGCCACCCACGGCTTTTTACCCCTCCTGGGCACCGATGAGAGCATTCAGGCCCAAATCAAGGTGGGCGTGGAATCCTACAAACGCCACTTCGGCAGAGCGCCTAAAGGCATCTGGCTGCCCGAATGCGCCTACCGGCCTGCCCAAGAGCATGTCGATCCGGAAACCGGAAAGCCCACCTTGCGCCCGGCCATTGAAGCCTTCCTGTTCGAGCATGGCATCAAGCACTTCTTTACCGAATACCATGCCATTGAAGGCAGCGTCAGCAGCGAAATTCGCCGGGATTTTGGCGTGTACCGGGATATTCAGTACATTCCGCTGCCCAACCGTGGCCAAACTGGGTTGACCACGCACGAAGCCTACTGGCTGAAAGATTATCCCGTAGCGGTGATTGGCCGCAACAACCGGGCCAGCTTTCAGGTGTGGTCGGCGGCCCACGGCTACCCAGGCGACGGATTGTACCGGGAGTTCCACCGCAAGGATGCTAATTCCGGCATGAAATACTGGCGCTTAACCAGTAAAGACGCCGAATTAGGCGACAAAATGCTGTATGACCCCGTTTTGGCTCAAAACCAAACCAAAATGCACGCCGATCACTTTGTATCGCTGGTGTACGACATTTTGAAAGAGCAGTACCACAAAACCGGCGAGCCCAAGCTGGTTATGGTGTCCTTTGATACCGAATTGTATGGTCACTGGTGGTTTGAAGGCGTCACCTGGCTGAAGCACGTCATTAAAATGCTGCATGCCTGCGAAGGCGTGGATGTGGAAACCTCCAGCCAGTACCTGGAGCATTATCCGCCGCAACAAGCCATTGAATTGCCGGAAAGCACATGGGGTCAGGGTGGTCACTATTGGGTGTGGAACAACCAGCACACCGCCTGGATGTGGCCCACCATTCACCAGTGCGAAGTCCGCCTGCGCAAGCTGGTTCAGAAGCACGCCAATGAAACGGACGCACTCAAAATCGAAGTGCTTAATCAGGCCTTAAGAGAGCTTTTACTGCTGGAAAGCAGCGACTGGCCCTTCCTGGTAACCACATTCCAGGCCAAAGACTACGCCGTGGAGCGCTTTGAAAAGCACGTGGCCTTTTTCAACCAGCTGTGCGAGATGATTGAAAAGGATCAAATCAACGAAGAGCAACTGGCCGCCAGCAAGGAAGTGGATAACCCCTTCCCCGATCTGGATTTCCGTTGGTTTGAAACCACCAACCTGCCCGCTCCCACATCCTATCCTGCTGAATTACAGACGGTGTAG